The following are encoded together in the Anopheles nili chromosome 3, idAnoNiliSN_F5_01, whole genome shotgun sequence genome:
- the LOC128723020 gene encoding uncharacterized protein LOC128723020: MTHLQRHRLESVSDHSGPSSSSSKSDSSDGSASEICEVMQDWSLDGSDPQSHPMQLHHPNNHQHLLHHQHHHHHHHHHNHHRHQQHRTQHHLATHEHLQHQQLQQQQQQQQHLGGLVSPNSSYTQEDVDEVPDDDLEYSKHDLISLDNGIITDYERAQIESFFSGLGTEVYVSSSLANLYERVGKEDWCLVFTGIPVLLHDKGSTRSRCTPRVSFVLAERGTCFALWKDTIDNLSDYKVAAAAFHTMCLSADHRKVIGFSFDSNQAAREMWVRVEELTSNPENIALSVPGRKRKTPKRAKPIVLPPKSQISQPCQFNHVTSVTTGDTQRYFSLQAFVSAPVKHRSP, encoded by the exons ATGACACACCTCCAGCGACACCGGTTGGAGTCAGTGAGTGACCACAGCGGACCGTCCAGCTCATCGAGCAAGTCGGACAGCTCGGACGGTTCGGCCTCGGAGATCTGCGAGGTAATGCAGGATTGGTCCCTGGACGGTAGTGACCCACAGTCACATCCGATGCAGCTGCACCATCCCAACAACCATCAGCACCTTctccatcatcagcatcaccatcatcatcaccatcatcacaaccaccaccgccatcagCAACATCGCACCCAGCATCATCTTGCGACTCACGAACAtcttcaacatcagcagcttcagcagcagcagcagcagcagcaacacctgggtggtttggtttcgCCCAACTCGAGCTACACGCAGGAGGATGTGGATGAGGTGCCGGATGATGACCTGGAGTACAGCAAGCACGACCTCATCAGCCTGGACAATGGCATCATCACGGACTACGAGCGGGCGCAAATCGAGAGCTTCTTCAGTGGGCTAGGCACTGAG GTGTACGTCAGCTCGTCGTTGGCGAATCTGTACGAGCGTGTCGGCAAGGAAGACTGGTGTCTGGTGTTCACCGGCATTCCGGTGTTGCTGCACGACAAGGGCAGCACTCGGTCACGGTGCACGCCCCGGGTATCGTTCGTGTTGGCTGAACGTGGCACGTGCTTTGCCCTCTGGAAGGATACCATCGACAACCTGTCCGATTACAAGGTCGCCGCGGCTGCTTTCCACACGATGTGTCTATCAGCAG ATCATCGAAAAGTGATCGGGTTCAGCTTCGATTCGAACCAAGCGGCCCGGGAGATGTGGGTGCGAGTAGAGGAGCTGACGAGCAATCCGGAAAATATCGCCCTATCGGTGCCGGGCCGGAAGCGGAAGACCCCAAAACGCGCCAAACCGATCGTGCTGCCACCGAAGTCGCAAATATCGCAGCCGTGCCAGTTTAATCACGTCACCAGCGTGACGACTGGTGATACACAGCGTTACTTCAGCTTGCAGGCGTTCGTCTCGGCACCGGTTAAGCACCGTAGCCCGTAA
- the LOC128723487 gene encoding uncharacterized protein LOC128723487 isoform X1, which produces MHRLIVLLLLLALQIARHRAAGNVLFRQFLITVVERNCIVPLKPDWSYSSPLIFTQNGVLISPEPDVEEIMLATGDEVVLSCSPNYFREFSSEKVLWAKCKKDKTFVVNELDKNFVSALACKERPIEEIIVAVRGCPATLRSIEYGFTNPVTNKSYILGEACYDAKVGRTHFIHTKVKSGTNSIEQLALKVKDNATYFHGYHPTQRYKVDLSKALNINDQAERFRPVFGAKNAPKIESRRYINEALLTHRQYLSVLKMAWNYQIVKDREQLLNLDRLVQDVRALAVPEVEIYTGAHGVMTLQDKHNQSAEVYLVRENRFPVPKLHWTVVRSQDRAVAFAVLGKPQLTEQEREKSTFCTSMCEQISWLKKLHEDDAWQNAGAGYVLCCEVEEFRRTIKEMPPITGIKAVFV; this is translated from the exons ATGCACAGGCTGatagtgctgctgctgctgttggcccTGCAAATAGCGCGCCACCGTGCGGCCGGAAATG TTCTATTCCGCCAATTTCTCATTACAGTCGTGGAGCGAAATTGCATCGTGCCGCTGAAACCGGACTGGTCCTACTCGTCACCGTTGATATTCACGCAGAACGGCGTCCTGATTTCGCCCGAGCCAGATGTGGAAGAGATCATGCTGGCCACCGGTGACGAGGTAGTACTCTCCTGTTCGCCCAACTACTTCCGCGAGTTCTCCTCCGAGAAGGTGCTGTGGGCCAAgtgcaaaaaggacaaaacgTTCG TGGTGAACGAGCTGGACAAAAATTTCGTGTCCGCGCTCGCCTGCAAGGAGCGACCGATCGAGGAGATCATCGTGGCCGTACGTGGCTGTCCGGCAACACTGCGCTCGATCGAGTACGGCTTCACCAACCCGGTCACCAACAAATCGTACATCCTCGGTGAGGCGTGCTATGACGCGAAGGTCGGCCGGACGCACTTCATCCACACAAAGGTGAAGTCGGGCACGAACAGCATCGAGCAGCTCGCGCTCAAGGTGAAGGACAACGCGACATACTTCCACGGCTATCACCCGACGCAGCGGTACAAGGTCGATCTCAGCAAGGCGCTCAACATAAACGACCAGGCCGAGCGCTTTCGGCCCGTGTTTGGTGCGAAAAATGCCCCCAAAATCGAGTCCCGCCGGTACATCAATGAAGCTCTTCTTACCCACCGACAGTATCTTTCAGTATTAAAGATGGCCTGGAACTACCAGATCGTTAAGGATCGCGAGCAGCTGCTGAACCTCGACCGGCTGGTGCAGGACGTGCGGGCGCTCGCTGTGCCGGAGGTTGAGATTTATACCGGTGCGCATGGTGTTATGACGCTGCAGGACAAGCACAATCAGAGCGCGGAGGTGTACctggtgcgggaaaatcgttTTCCGGTGCCGAAGCTTCACTGGACGGTGGTGCGTTCGCAGGATCGAGCGGTTGCGTTCGCCGTTCTTGGTAAACCGCAGCTGACTGAGCAGGAGCGCGAAAAGAGCACCTTCTGTACGAGCATGTGTGAGCAGATCTCGTGGCTGAAGAAGCTGCACGAGGACGACGCGTGGCAGAATGCCGGCGCCGGGTACGTACTTTGCTGTGAGGTGGAAGAATTCCGTCGCACGATCAAGGAGATGCCTCCGATAACTGGCATCAAGGCGGTGTTTGTTTGA
- the LOC128723487 gene encoding uncharacterized protein LOC128723487 isoform X2 produces MHRLIVLLLLLALQIARHRAAGNVVERNCIVPLKPDWSYSSPLIFTQNGVLISPEPDVEEIMLATGDEVVLSCSPNYFREFSSEKVLWAKCKKDKTFVVNELDKNFVSALACKERPIEEIIVAVRGCPATLRSIEYGFTNPVTNKSYILGEACYDAKVGRTHFIHTKVKSGTNSIEQLALKVKDNATYFHGYHPTQRYKVDLSKALNINDQAERFRPVFGAKNAPKIESRRYINEALLTHRQYLSVLKMAWNYQIVKDREQLLNLDRLVQDVRALAVPEVEIYTGAHGVMTLQDKHNQSAEVYLVRENRFPVPKLHWTVVRSQDRAVAFAVLGKPQLTEQEREKSTFCTSMCEQISWLKKLHEDDAWQNAGAGYVLCCEVEEFRRTIKEMPPITGIKAVFV; encoded by the exons ATGCACAGGCTGatagtgctgctgctgctgttggcccTGCAAATAGCGCGCCACCGTGCGGCCGGAAATG TCGTGGAGCGAAATTGCATCGTGCCGCTGAAACCGGACTGGTCCTACTCGTCACCGTTGATATTCACGCAGAACGGCGTCCTGATTTCGCCCGAGCCAGATGTGGAAGAGATCATGCTGGCCACCGGTGACGAGGTAGTACTCTCCTGTTCGCCCAACTACTTCCGCGAGTTCTCCTCCGAGAAGGTGCTGTGGGCCAAgtgcaaaaaggacaaaacgTTCG TGGTGAACGAGCTGGACAAAAATTTCGTGTCCGCGCTCGCCTGCAAGGAGCGACCGATCGAGGAGATCATCGTGGCCGTACGTGGCTGTCCGGCAACACTGCGCTCGATCGAGTACGGCTTCACCAACCCGGTCACCAACAAATCGTACATCCTCGGTGAGGCGTGCTATGACGCGAAGGTCGGCCGGACGCACTTCATCCACACAAAGGTGAAGTCGGGCACGAACAGCATCGAGCAGCTCGCGCTCAAGGTGAAGGACAACGCGACATACTTCCACGGCTATCACCCGACGCAGCGGTACAAGGTCGATCTCAGCAAGGCGCTCAACATAAACGACCAGGCCGAGCGCTTTCGGCCCGTGTTTGGTGCGAAAAATGCCCCCAAAATCGAGTCCCGCCGGTACATCAATGAAGCTCTTCTTACCCACCGACAGTATCTTTCAGTATTAAAGATGGCCTGGAACTACCAGATCGTTAAGGATCGCGAGCAGCTGCTGAACCTCGACCGGCTGGTGCAGGACGTGCGGGCGCTCGCTGTGCCGGAGGTTGAGATTTATACCGGTGCGCATGGTGTTATGACGCTGCAGGACAAGCACAATCAGAGCGCGGAGGTGTACctggtgcgggaaaatcgttTTCCGGTGCCGAAGCTTCACTGGACGGTGGTGCGTTCGCAGGATCGAGCGGTTGCGTTCGCCGTTCTTGGTAAACCGCAGCTGACTGAGCAGGAGCGCGAAAAGAGCACCTTCTGTACGAGCATGTGTGAGCAGATCTCGTGGCTGAAGAAGCTGCACGAGGACGACGCGTGGCAGAATGCCGGCGCCGGGTACGTACTTTGCTGTGAGGTGGAAGAATTCCGTCGCACGATCAAGGAGATGCCTCCGATAACTGGCATCAAGGCGGTGTTTGTTTGA